A genomic region of Caenorhabditis elegans chromosome V contains the following coding sequences:
- the unc-42 gene encoding Homeobox protein unc-42 (Partially confirmed by transcript evidence) yields MRQGMYPAALNRDGFWYQSYQRPMPYPTASPSYSNSFTNPIANFGHSITSFQADDEFYQKSLALRMTTTPSAATAATSLANINYQQTQPSEASTNPPSI; encoded by the exons ATGCGACAAGGAATGTACCCAGCTGCATTGAATCGTGACGGTTTTTGGTATCAATCATATCAACGACCAATGCCATACCCAACAGCTTCTCCTTCATATTCCAACTCGTTCACTAATCCCATTGCAAA TTTCGGTCATTCCATCACCTCTTTCCAAGCTGACGACGAGTTCTACCAGAAAAGTTTGGCACTTCGAATGACGACGACACCATCGGCCGCTACAGCTGCTACCTCACTTGCTAATATTAACTACCAGCAGACACAACCATCTGAAGCTAGTACCAACCCTCCTTCAATCTAG
- the hrg-3 gene encoding Heme Responsive Gene (Product from WormBase gene class hrg;~Confirmed by transcript evidence): protein MVNFTRSCSLLIILLFIFLISNVELRPVMKSGYSKNHHLFRPKNLQTDSEEGFWNNVYFVITASDSFFGG, encoded by the exons ATGGTCAATTTCACAAGGTCTTGTAGTCTTTTAATCATActtcttttcatatttttgatttccaatGTGGAACTTCGGCCG GTTATGAAAAGTGGATATTCTAAGAATCATCATCTTttccgtccaaaaaatttgcaaactgAT tcagaaGAAGGTTTTTGGAATAATGTTTATTTCGTGATCACTGCGAGTGACTCGTTTTTTGGtggataa
- the F58E6.11 gene encoding uncharacterized protein (Confirmed by transcript evidence) has product MQIFESLNEDDTIKLRSETTTSNSKANAHAKIFYSQIGFTVITFILGSRALLSSHIPFFSWLPALLLLFDSTLAFASLLYLDFSRENTTCYLRLVLSLVILRLSCSVVLVAELFLPHSDPTVSIPLIIVSIVHSAFSLLSSVQVHSLSFSNREKIAEDLEDAIKMQPYLGSTTTLVTNLDDEVHVDLI; this is encoded by the exons ATGCAgatatttgaaagtttaaatgAAGATGATACAATAAAATTAAGATCAGAAACAACAACAAGTAACTCAAAAGCAAATGCACATGCAAAAATATTCTATTCACAAATTggattt ACTGTAATAACCTTCATCCTTGGATCTCGAGCTCTTCTCTCAAGtcatattccatttttctcatGGCTTCCAGCTCTTCTGCTACTTTTTGATTCAACACTAGCATTCGCATCACTTTTGTATCTGGATTTT AGTCGGGAAAATACAACTTGCTACCTACGCCTGGTACTTTCTCTAGTCATCTTG AGGCTTTCATGTTCGGTAGTTTTGGTAGCGGAACTGTTCCTACCTCACTCGGATCCAACAGTTTCAATTCCTCTTATTATCG TATCAATTGTTCATAGTGCTTTCTCATTGCTCAGTTCGGTTCAAGTCCACAGTTTGAGCTTCTcgaatcgagaaaaaatcgcAGAAGACCTAGAAGATGCAATAAAAATGCAGCCATATCTTGGCAGTACAACAACTTTGGTCACAAATCTTGATGATGAAGTTCACGTAGATTTGatctaa
- the F58E6.8 gene encoding uncharacterized protein (Confirmed by transcript evidence) — translation MAALLSCSAIILIFAIIPSISTSGHLRLDIISSNNCALCLISEDLQSEVIHLKIGNSETYNVQTLAKVSINFNVGVGKSATHTFGMKPVGQKTRDIFEFGEIVILVLSTFECDEGFTGSECELFDANKTSTIIPIPITTKISSQAQELFRIDRSSISFNIIICIVLAFIVIVLFLITYALHSTFRRQSFYIDPVFYCESLKTRNSDSTRYDGFPNESGLTDATYESIS, via the exons ATGGCTGCTCTCTTGAGTTGTTCggcaattattttgattttcgctATAATTCCGTCTATATCTACTTCTGGACACCTTCGTCTTGATATAATTTCATCAAATAATTGTGCACTTTGTCTCATCTCCGAAGATCTTCAGTCAGAAGTTATTCATTTAAAGATAGGCAATTCAGAAACTTATAATGTTCAAACTTTGGCTAAAGtttctatcaattttaatGTTGGAGTCGGAAAATCTGCAACACATACTTTTGGAATGAAACCTGTTGGGCAAAAGACTcgagatatttttgaatttggagaAATAGTTATTCTTGTGCTCTCAACTTTTGAATGTGATGAAGGATTTACTGGGTCTGAATGTGAACTTTTTGATGCCAATAAAACCTCGACAATAATACCTATTCCAATTACTACTAAAATCTCTTCACAAGCGCAAGAATTATTCCGTATCGATag ATCATCAATTTCCTTCAACATTATCATTTGCATCGTTTTGGCATTTATCGTCATTGTTTTGTTCCTCATCACATATGCTCTTCACTCGACTTTTCGGCGTCAGAGTTTCTACATTGATCCAGTTTTCTATTGCGAGTCGctgaaaacaagaaatagTGATTCAACAAGATACGATGGTTTTCCAAACGAGTCAGGCTTGACTGATGCCACATATGAATCCATTTCCTAA